In Lotus japonicus ecotype B-129 chromosome 5, LjGifu_v1.2, one genomic interval encodes:
- the LOC130718231 gene encoding uncharacterized protein LOC130718231 isoform X1, with product MLEKLDGSQISPSTSSSRSHGEAPETATIKLRVDLVSAAKRNIELLRTVKESPWLHHAPILAEAIRRYRDLWMPLISDLTEVESSSAPLMILPPFDVEWVWFCHTLNPVSYREYCERRFSKLIGRAAIFDEENREYALMRCREIWSSKYPFESFENEAGSDSNDSDTVAVESLSLSDEVCREVEKQRLLCSMFVEPFRSELVYLIASRQRYKAFLFVLQRFSHESSSRLVPASDILLMWITHQSYPTVYVEDLKALALDVDLQKVVTLSETANEKEVEESKKLWDRAFNQPYEKAGGEVDLKLGGVISINSPVYWDESDMDVNTKYKSMLPRFLLEACVFVRLKPRTKASQKEVNRDFLRLRMVRCHGELKLDKAFSDFSFDSWKKAWHLYCEFGTKGVMLEHRRQGSSCLKESGLQDTVSFPWNDLLRANSLALEKEVSRQVNVVTSITPPVQAPYFLKCVPDLVTDDSGAMISDVILKMNSYRPQEGRWLSRTVLDHAGRVCFVIRIRVGGGFWRRGGEKPSAVKWEDRIIEIREGSWSYVAGSIGRAPEKVVATATPKETAEQWKAAWCFSTGDELIIEWESSLSVSGLNFSLRNQQSPESSVKLFNGRQMQYQVKKKGSKSKNEVNEVEFEENDETKQDEEEEGFLTLVRFTEDDPDGKATALLNWKLLVVEVLPEEDAVLMLLLCISILRSVSEMKKQDVGSLLVRRRIKEARLGTRDWGSVMLHPSSWSSSIDSTHLQPWYWSAGRVMAFDAVDLLKKQPALSQSPVESSDKLYKHGIIN from the exons ATGTTGGAGAAACTCGACGGTTCCCAAATATCGCCGAGCACGTCGTCGTCGAGAAGCCACGGCGAGGCGCCGGAAACCGCCACCATAAAACTGAGAGTCGATCTCGTATCAGCGGCGAAGCGAAACATCGAGCTCTTGAGAACCGTCAAAGAGTCTCCATGGCTTCACCACGCGCCCATTTTAGCTGAAGCAATACGCAGGTACCGTGATCTGTGGATGCCGTTGATCTCTGATCTGACGGAGGTGGAGTCTTCTTCAGCTCCATTGATGATTCTTCCTCCTTTTGATGTTGAATGGGTTTGGTTTTGTCACACTTTGAACCCT GTGAGTTACAGGGAATACTGTGAGAGAAGATTCTCGAAACTGATTGGAAGAGCTGCTATATTTGATGAAGAGAACAGAGAGTATGCTTTGATGCGGTGCAGGGAAATTTGGAGTAGTAAATACCCGTTTGAATCGTTTGAGAATGAAGCAGGTTCGGATTCGAATGATTCGGATACTGTTGCTGTTGAGAGTTTGAGTTTGAGTGATGAAGTTTGTAGGGAAGTTGAGAAGCAGAGATTGTTGTGTTCCATGTTTGTTGAACCTTTCAGGTCTGAATTGGTGTACTTAATAGCTTCCAGGCAGAGATACAAGGCTTTCTTGTTCGTGCTGCAAAGATTCTCTCATGAATCTTCTTCGCGTTTGGTTCCTGCTTCAGATATTTTGTTAATGTGGATTACCCACCAG AGCTATCCAACAGTGTATGTGGAAGATTTGAAGGCACTAGCATTAGATGTTGATTTGCAGAAGGTTGTAACTCTGTCTGAAACCGCGAACGAAAAGGAGGTTGAAGAAAGTAAGAAATTATGGGACAGGGCATTTAATCAACCTTATGAGAAAGCTGGTGGAGAGGTGGATTTGAAATTGGGAGGTGTTATCTCAATCAATTCACCAGTTTACTGGGATGAATCAGATATGGATGTcaatacaaaatataagtccATGCTTCCTAGATTTTTACTTGAG GCTTGTGTGTTTGTGAGACTTAAGCCAAGAACAAAGGCATCACAGAAAGAAGTAAATCGTGATTTCCTACGACTCCGAATGGTAAGGTGTCATGGCGAGCTAAAGCTAGATAAAGCCTTCTCCGATTTTTCCTTTGACTCATGGAAAAAAGCTTGGCATCTTTACTGTGAGTTTGGGACTAAGGGAGTGATGCTTGAGCATCGTCGTCAGGGCAGTAGTTGTTTAAAAGAAAGTGGCCTGCAAGATACGGTTTCATTTCCCTGGAATGATTTACTGCGAGCGAATTCTCTGGCTTTGGAAAAGGAAGTTAGTCGACAGGTGAATGTTGTTACGTCCATAACACCGCCGGTTCAAGCACCGTACTTTCTGAAATGTGTGCCGGATCTAGTCACAGATGATTCTGGGGCAATGATATCTGATGTGATTCTGAAGATGAATAGCTATCGTCCGCAAGAAGGAAGATGGCTGTCTCGCACGGTTCTTGATCATGCAGGGAGAGTGTGTTTTGTCATTAGAATCAG GGTAGGAGGAGGATTTTGGAGAAGAGGAGGTGAAAAGCCTTCGGCTGTGAAATGGGAAGATAGGATTATAGAGATACGTGAAGGATCTTGGTCTTATGTTGCTGGTTCCATTGGTAGAGCCCCTG AGAAGGTGGTGGCCACTGCAACACCGAAGGAAACTGCAGAACAATGGAAAGCGGCATGGTGCTTTTCAACCGGAGATGAACTGATTATAGAGTGGGAGTCGTCACTATCAGTGTCAGGTCTTAACTTTAGTCTGAGAAATCAACAATCTCCAGAGTCATCG GTAAAGTTATTCAATGGAAGGCAAATGCAGTATCAAGTCAAGAAAAAAGGGTCGAAGAGCAAAAATGAAGTAAACGAAGTCGAGTTCGAGGAGAATGATGAGACTAAACAAGATGAAGAGGAGGAGGGTTTTCTAACACTAGTACGTTTCACAGAAGATGATCCAGATGGAAAAGCAACCGCACTTCTAAATTGGAAGCTACTGGTTGTTGAAGTATTGCCGGAAGAAGATGCAGTGCTGATGCTTCTCCTTTGCATTTCAATTCTCAGAAGTGTGTCTGAGATGAAGAAACAAGACGTGGGAAGCTTGTTGGTGAGGAGAAGAATAAAGGAGGCGAGGCTCGGAACAAGGGATTGGGGTTCTGTGATGCTTCATCCATCTTCATGGTCTTCATCCATTGATTCAACTCATCTTCAACCTTGGTACTGGAGTGCTGGGCGAGTGATGGCTTTTGATGCAGTGGATCTGCTAAAGAAGCAACCAGCATTAAGTCAATCACCAGTGGAAAGTAGTGACAAGTTATACAAACATGGGATTATAAATTAA
- the LOC130719778 gene encoding uncharacterized protein LOC130719778, translated as MDSWKRLEFSAEENEVLDLGSETETNDPLQNTVVGKMWTTESYNVKAFKATMLNIWKTRGAVEIVDLEKNLFSFKFETQRDRDLILKGQPWTFDGHVLALQQISGGEQPSEICPHSCPIWVRIYDLPLNLRNEPSIRKIGGSLGEVLEYDKSEECLRGKYARVRVKVDLLKPLKRGSPIQIATNKKGRIFFKYERLPDFCFMCGVLGYTLRSCPEKEEDIEGEELKDLPYGAWMRASPKKVTLMRKDGYAERNKTIKKSLFGQEQNIVDEHSEGSPQPKENSPNKETTQGDDSQTTKVNPHTVTQSLDKVAEVFQLFNITQESTETEQEVNNEDPKEKEPEPTPSDPVSNETSTGKGLKSWKRAARTPREEPSNQHENITGGKRTEMEIDGEEGNQQGTEKRNKSDMIIDEISAVLEDQHGREP; from the coding sequence ATGGATTCGTGGAAGAGACTTGAGTTTTCAGCAGAGGAAAACGAAGTGCTGGACTTGGGGAGTGAAACAGAGACAAATGACCCCCTCCAAAACACAGTGGTAGGGAAGATGTGGACGACAGAATCATACAACGTGAAGGCTTTCAAAGCCACTATGCTGAACATCTGGAAGACAAGAGGCGCAGTGGAGATAGTAGATCTGGAAAAAAACCTCTTCTCTTTCAAGTTTGAAACACAGAGAGACAGGGATCTCATCCTCAAAGGACAACCCTGGACCTTTGATGGGCATGTACTAGCCTTGCAACAGATCTCAGGAGGTGAACAACCATCCGAAATCTGCCCCCATTCTTGCCCCATATGGGTCAGAATCTATGACTTACCCCTAAATCTACGCAATGAGCCATCAATCAGGAAGATAGGAGGAAGCTTGGGAGAAGTTCTGGAGTATGATAAGTCAGAGGAGTGCCTGAGGGGAAAGTATGCCAGAGTAAGGGTCAAGGTAGATCTGTTGAAACCCCTCAAAAGAGGGTCCCCCATTCAGATAGCAACAAACAAGAAAGGAAGAATCTTTTTCAAGTATGAAAGACTCCCTGATTTCTGCTTTATGTGTGGAGTGCTCGGCTACACCTTAAGATCCTGCCCAGAAAAAGAGGAGGATATAGAAGGAGAGGAGCTCAAAGACCTGCCCTATGGAGCTTGGATGAGAGCCTCCCCCAAAAAGGTCACCTTGATGCGGAAAGATGGCTACGcagaaagaaacaaaaccaTCAAAAAGTCCCTTTTTGGCCAGGAACAAAACATTGTCGATGAGCACAGTGAAGGGTCCCCACAACCAAAAGAAAATTCCCCCAACAAGGAGACAACCCAAGGGGATGACTCTCAAACCACAAAGGTAAACCCACATACAGTTACTCAAAGCCTTGACAAAGTTGCTGAGGTGTTCCAACTTTTCAACATCACACAAGAGTCCACAGAAACAGAGCAAGAAGTGAATAATGAGGATCCAAAAGAAAAGGAACCAGAGCCAACTCCCTCAGATCCTGTATCAAATGAAACTAGTACAGGGAAAGGTCTGAAATCCTGGAAAAGAGCAGCAAGAACACCCAGAGAAGAACCCTCTAACCAACACGAAAACATCACCGGAGGAAAGAGGACGGAGATGGAGATCGATGGGGAAGAAGGGAACCAACAGGGTActgaaaaaagaaataaatcagACAtgatcattgatgagatatcgGCAGTGCTGGAGGACCAGCACGGCCGAGAGCCATGA
- the LOC130720649 gene encoding F-box protein PP2-B15-like: MATRSIIETLPEECVSEILSHTSPPDACRFSMLSSTLRSAANSDMLWRSFLPSDYSDIISRALNPLFLNSSSSFKDLFKALCNPLLLDGGTMIFKLDKSSGKKSYILSARELSITWSSDPLYWTWKPMRESRFQEVAELRTVSWLQIQGKIRTQILTPNMLYSVYLIMNVSHRGYGLDSAPSEVSSTVANNVMHTKKVYLWNKNEKNMCEKYTLFRGFHRDVARETLIIQDQINPGPLKRDDGWMEIEVGEFFCDGEIDEEVKVSVMEVGYQLKGGLIVEGIEVRPKQV; the protein is encoded by the exons ATGGCAACTAGATCCATCATAGAAACCTTGCCGGAGGAATGTGTTTCAGAAATTTTGTCTCACACATCTCCACCAGACGCATGTAGATTCTCCATGCTCTCCTCAACTCTGCGTTCAGCGGCAAACTCTGACATGCTCTGGCGTAGCTTCTTACCCTCTGATTACTCTGACATCATCTCAAGAGCCCTTAATCCTCTCTTCCtcaattcatcatcttcattcaaggaCCTCTTCAAAGCTCTTTGCAATCCACTTCTCTTAGATGGTGGCACCATG ATTTTCAAATTGGACAAGTCTTCAGGCAAAAAATCTTATATTCTTTCTGCAAGAGAGCTATCGATAACATGGAGCAGTGATCCATTGTATTGGACCTGGAAACCAATGCGTGAATCAAG ATTCCAAGAGGTAGCTGAGCTAAGAACAGTGAGCTGGTTACAGATTCAAGGCAAAATCAGGACACAGATTCTAACACCAAACATGTTGTACTCTGTTTACCTCATCATGAATGTCTCACACCGTGGTTACGGCCTTGATTCTGCGCCGTCTGAGGTATCATCGACGGTGGCGAACAACGTCATGCACACCAAGAAAGTGTATCTGTGGAATAAAAATGAGAAGAACATGTGTGAGAAGTATACCCTGTTTCGCGGGTTCCATAGGGATGTTGCAAGAGAGACTTTGATCATTCAAGATCAGATAAATCCAGGTCCATTGAAAAGAGATGATGGGTGGATGGAAATTGAGGTGGGTGAATTCTTCTGTGATGGTGAAATTGATGAGGAGGTTAAGGTGAGTGTTATGGAGGTGGGTTATCAGTTGAAGGGAGGGCTTATAGTTGAAGGCATTGAAGTAAGACCTAAGCAAGTTTGA
- the LOC130718231 gene encoding uncharacterized protein LOC130718231 isoform X3, with amino-acid sequence MLEKLDGSQISPSTSSSRSHGEAPETATIKLRVDLVSAAKRNIELLRTVKESPWLHHAPILAEAIRRYRDLWMPLISDLTEVESSSAPLMILPPFDVEWVWFCHTLNPVSYREYCERRFSKLIGRAAIFDEENREYALMRCREIWSSKYPFESFENEAGSDSNDSDTVAVESLSLSDEVCREVEKQRLLCSMFVEPFRSELVYLIASRQRYKAFLFVLQRFSHESSSRLVPASDILLMWITHQSYPTVYVEDLKALALDVDLQKVVTLSETANEKEVEESKKLWDRAFNQPYEKAGGEVDLKLGGVISINSPVYWDESDMDVNTKYKSMLPRFLLEACVFVRLKPRTKASQKEVNRDFLRLRMVRCHGELKLDKAFSDFSFDSWKKAWHLYCEFGTKGVMLEHRRQGSSCLKESGLQDTVSFPWNDLLRANSLALEKEVSRQVNVVTSITPPVQAPYFLKCVPDLVTDDSGAMISDVILKMNSYRPQEGRWLSRTVLDHAGRVCFVIRIRVGGGFWRRGGEKPSAVKWEDRIIEIREGSWSYVAGSIGRAPVQRRWWPLQHRRKLQNNGKRHGAFQPEMN; translated from the exons ATGTTGGAGAAACTCGACGGTTCCCAAATATCGCCGAGCACGTCGTCGTCGAGAAGCCACGGCGAGGCGCCGGAAACCGCCACCATAAAACTGAGAGTCGATCTCGTATCAGCGGCGAAGCGAAACATCGAGCTCTTGAGAACCGTCAAAGAGTCTCCATGGCTTCACCACGCGCCCATTTTAGCTGAAGCAATACGCAGGTACCGTGATCTGTGGATGCCGTTGATCTCTGATCTGACGGAGGTGGAGTCTTCTTCAGCTCCATTGATGATTCTTCCTCCTTTTGATGTTGAATGGGTTTGGTTTTGTCACACTTTGAACCCT GTGAGTTACAGGGAATACTGTGAGAGAAGATTCTCGAAACTGATTGGAAGAGCTGCTATATTTGATGAAGAGAACAGAGAGTATGCTTTGATGCGGTGCAGGGAAATTTGGAGTAGTAAATACCCGTTTGAATCGTTTGAGAATGAAGCAGGTTCGGATTCGAATGATTCGGATACTGTTGCTGTTGAGAGTTTGAGTTTGAGTGATGAAGTTTGTAGGGAAGTTGAGAAGCAGAGATTGTTGTGTTCCATGTTTGTTGAACCTTTCAGGTCTGAATTGGTGTACTTAATAGCTTCCAGGCAGAGATACAAGGCTTTCTTGTTCGTGCTGCAAAGATTCTCTCATGAATCTTCTTCGCGTTTGGTTCCTGCTTCAGATATTTTGTTAATGTGGATTACCCACCAG AGCTATCCAACAGTGTATGTGGAAGATTTGAAGGCACTAGCATTAGATGTTGATTTGCAGAAGGTTGTAACTCTGTCTGAAACCGCGAACGAAAAGGAGGTTGAAGAAAGTAAGAAATTATGGGACAGGGCATTTAATCAACCTTATGAGAAAGCTGGTGGAGAGGTGGATTTGAAATTGGGAGGTGTTATCTCAATCAATTCACCAGTTTACTGGGATGAATCAGATATGGATGTcaatacaaaatataagtccATGCTTCCTAGATTTTTACTTGAG GCTTGTGTGTTTGTGAGACTTAAGCCAAGAACAAAGGCATCACAGAAAGAAGTAAATCGTGATTTCCTACGACTCCGAATGGTAAGGTGTCATGGCGAGCTAAAGCTAGATAAAGCCTTCTCCGATTTTTCCTTTGACTCATGGAAAAAAGCTTGGCATCTTTACTGTGAGTTTGGGACTAAGGGAGTGATGCTTGAGCATCGTCGTCAGGGCAGTAGTTGTTTAAAAGAAAGTGGCCTGCAAGATACGGTTTCATTTCCCTGGAATGATTTACTGCGAGCGAATTCTCTGGCTTTGGAAAAGGAAGTTAGTCGACAGGTGAATGTTGTTACGTCCATAACACCGCCGGTTCAAGCACCGTACTTTCTGAAATGTGTGCCGGATCTAGTCACAGATGATTCTGGGGCAATGATATCTGATGTGATTCTGAAGATGAATAGCTATCGTCCGCAAGAAGGAAGATGGCTGTCTCGCACGGTTCTTGATCATGCAGGGAGAGTGTGTTTTGTCATTAGAATCAG GGTAGGAGGAGGATTTTGGAGAAGAGGAGGTGAAAAGCCTTCGGCTGTGAAATGGGAAGATAGGATTATAGAGATACGTGAAGGATCTTGGTCTTATGTTGCTGGTTCCATTGGTAGAGCCCCTG TACAGAGAAGGTGGTGGCCACTGCAACACCGAAGGAAACTGCAGAACAATGGAAAGCGGCATGGTGCTTTTCAACCGGAGATGAACTGA
- the LOC130718231 gene encoding uncharacterized protein LOC130718231 isoform X2 → MLEKLDGSQISPSTSSSRSHGEAPETATIKLRVDLVSAAKRNIELLRTVKESPWLHHAPILAEAIRRYRDLWMPLISDLTEVESSSAPLMILPPFDVEWVWFCHTLNPVSYREYCERRFSKLIGRAAIFDEENREYALMRCREIWSSKYPFESFENEAGSDSNDSDTVAVESLSLSDEVCREVEKQRLLCSMFVEPFRSELVYLIASRQRYKAFLFVLQRFSHESSSRLVPASDILLMWITHQSYPTVYVEDLKALALDVDLQKVVTLSETANEKEVEESKKLWDRAFNQPYEKAGGEVDLKLGGVISINSPVYWDESDMDVNTKYKSMLPRFLLEACVFVRLKPRTKASQKEVNRDFLRLRMVRCHGELKLDKAFSDFSFDSWKKAWHLYCEFGTKGVMLEHRRQGSSCLKESGLQDTVSFPWNDLLRANSLALEKEVSRQVNVVTSITPPVQAPYFLKCVPDLVTDDSGAMISDVILKMNSYRPQEGRWLSRTVLDHAGRVCFVIRIRVGGGFWRRGGEKPSAVKWEDRIIEIREGSWSYVAGSIGRAPEKVVATATPKETAEQWKAAWCFSTGDELIIEWESSLSVSGKVIQWKANAVSSQEKRVEEQK, encoded by the exons ATGTTGGAGAAACTCGACGGTTCCCAAATATCGCCGAGCACGTCGTCGTCGAGAAGCCACGGCGAGGCGCCGGAAACCGCCACCATAAAACTGAGAGTCGATCTCGTATCAGCGGCGAAGCGAAACATCGAGCTCTTGAGAACCGTCAAAGAGTCTCCATGGCTTCACCACGCGCCCATTTTAGCTGAAGCAATACGCAGGTACCGTGATCTGTGGATGCCGTTGATCTCTGATCTGACGGAGGTGGAGTCTTCTTCAGCTCCATTGATGATTCTTCCTCCTTTTGATGTTGAATGGGTTTGGTTTTGTCACACTTTGAACCCT GTGAGTTACAGGGAATACTGTGAGAGAAGATTCTCGAAACTGATTGGAAGAGCTGCTATATTTGATGAAGAGAACAGAGAGTATGCTTTGATGCGGTGCAGGGAAATTTGGAGTAGTAAATACCCGTTTGAATCGTTTGAGAATGAAGCAGGTTCGGATTCGAATGATTCGGATACTGTTGCTGTTGAGAGTTTGAGTTTGAGTGATGAAGTTTGTAGGGAAGTTGAGAAGCAGAGATTGTTGTGTTCCATGTTTGTTGAACCTTTCAGGTCTGAATTGGTGTACTTAATAGCTTCCAGGCAGAGATACAAGGCTTTCTTGTTCGTGCTGCAAAGATTCTCTCATGAATCTTCTTCGCGTTTGGTTCCTGCTTCAGATATTTTGTTAATGTGGATTACCCACCAG AGCTATCCAACAGTGTATGTGGAAGATTTGAAGGCACTAGCATTAGATGTTGATTTGCAGAAGGTTGTAACTCTGTCTGAAACCGCGAACGAAAAGGAGGTTGAAGAAAGTAAGAAATTATGGGACAGGGCATTTAATCAACCTTATGAGAAAGCTGGTGGAGAGGTGGATTTGAAATTGGGAGGTGTTATCTCAATCAATTCACCAGTTTACTGGGATGAATCAGATATGGATGTcaatacaaaatataagtccATGCTTCCTAGATTTTTACTTGAG GCTTGTGTGTTTGTGAGACTTAAGCCAAGAACAAAGGCATCACAGAAAGAAGTAAATCGTGATTTCCTACGACTCCGAATGGTAAGGTGTCATGGCGAGCTAAAGCTAGATAAAGCCTTCTCCGATTTTTCCTTTGACTCATGGAAAAAAGCTTGGCATCTTTACTGTGAGTTTGGGACTAAGGGAGTGATGCTTGAGCATCGTCGTCAGGGCAGTAGTTGTTTAAAAGAAAGTGGCCTGCAAGATACGGTTTCATTTCCCTGGAATGATTTACTGCGAGCGAATTCTCTGGCTTTGGAAAAGGAAGTTAGTCGACAGGTGAATGTTGTTACGTCCATAACACCGCCGGTTCAAGCACCGTACTTTCTGAAATGTGTGCCGGATCTAGTCACAGATGATTCTGGGGCAATGATATCTGATGTGATTCTGAAGATGAATAGCTATCGTCCGCAAGAAGGAAGATGGCTGTCTCGCACGGTTCTTGATCATGCAGGGAGAGTGTGTTTTGTCATTAGAATCAG GGTAGGAGGAGGATTTTGGAGAAGAGGAGGTGAAAAGCCTTCGGCTGTGAAATGGGAAGATAGGATTATAGAGATACGTGAAGGATCTTGGTCTTATGTTGCTGGTTCCATTGGTAGAGCCCCTG AGAAGGTGGTGGCCACTGCAACACCGAAGGAAACTGCAGAACAATGGAAAGCGGCATGGTGCTTTTCAACCGGAGATGAACTGATTATAGAGTGGGAGTCGTCACTATCAGTGTCAG GTAAAGTTATTCAATGGAAGGCAAATGCAGTATCAAGTCAAGAAAAAAGGGTCGAAGAGCAAAAATGA